The following proteins are co-located in the Dietzia timorensis genome:
- a CDS encoding ABC transporter ATP-binding protein, which yields MSTPTTAAPATITDDRVADALAPAPFGDSVRYLGTLPSRPRARWVVAFAVIFTITLIAMMFSANLFGYAAGIVSGESVPVLDSGTRGFALLLAAIAVTQLVEAAGRAFGMWLIVSKTRQMSVDLRRGALSAVLRAPISDVLTLGTGNVITRLTKDIDQTVRIIGGIGVRLVVTILMFPFTMVSLALIDWRYLIIFAILATLTVPILRSTLIAMREYSNIVSSAEARRNNLLLDTIRGIPTLRAMRLDRWALGRMQKGSWNAVQANADRAPVITRLIGQATFGYGLLLIATFVVSAMLYDAGELSLGAAAAAAVLVSRMEVHIFNVLMFAGEIQKAATGLGRAVALATLADGTADLPEPDDLDSAPEIRIDGLDFAYPDGANVLEGVSLTLAAGTTTALVGASGAGKSTLAAVIAGLQRPSGGRIRIGDVDTAEVADVWTARNVTLISQEVHLFAGTLREDLHMAAPDAGDDVLKAALAETGLVEGGLQWGRWLPLGLDTRVGAGADELGPEVVQQISLARIILQDPPALIMDEATAEAGSDHARALEQAAIRAASGRTSLVVAHRLDQAIAADRVVLMAEGAILEDGTHDELVAKGGRYAQLYARWAAN from the coding sequence ATGAGCACACCTACCACGGCAGCCCCCGCGACGATCACGGACGACCGGGTTGCCGACGCGCTCGCCCCGGCGCCCTTCGGCGACTCCGTGCGCTACCTGGGCACGCTGCCCTCGCGGCCCCGCGCGCGCTGGGTCGTGGCGTTCGCCGTCATCTTCACGATCACGCTGATCGCGATGATGTTCTCGGCGAACCTGTTCGGCTACGCGGCGGGAATCGTCTCGGGCGAATCGGTGCCCGTCCTCGACTCCGGGACGCGCGGGTTCGCCCTGCTGCTCGCTGCCATCGCCGTCACACAACTGGTGGAGGCGGCCGGACGCGCTTTCGGTATGTGGCTCATCGTGTCCAAGACGAGGCAGATGTCGGTGGACCTGCGCCGGGGCGCGCTGTCGGCGGTGCTGCGCGCGCCGATCTCGGACGTGCTCACCCTCGGTACCGGCAACGTCATCACGCGTCTGACCAAAGACATCGACCAGACCGTCCGCATCATCGGCGGGATCGGCGTGCGCCTCGTCGTCACCATCCTCATGTTCCCGTTCACGATGGTCTCGCTCGCCCTTATCGACTGGCGTTACCTCATCATCTTCGCGATCCTCGCGACGCTCACGGTACCCATCCTGCGCTCGACACTTATCGCGATGCGTGAGTACTCGAACATCGTCTCCTCGGCCGAGGCGCGACGAAACAACCTCCTCCTCGACACCATCCGCGGCATCCCGACACTGCGGGCGATGCGGCTGGATAGGTGGGCGCTCGGCCGGATGCAGAAGGGCTCATGGAACGCCGTGCAGGCCAACGCCGACCGTGCGCCGGTCATCACGAGGCTCATCGGCCAGGCCACCTTCGGCTACGGGCTTCTGCTCATCGCTACATTTGTCGTGTCGGCCATGTTGTATGACGCCGGAGAGCTTTCCCTCGGCGCGGCCGCAGCCGCCGCGGTCCTCGTCTCTCGCATGGAAGTCCACATTTTCAACGTGCTGATGTTTGCCGGCGAGATCCAGAAGGCGGCCACCGGCCTGGGCCGTGCTGTCGCGCTCGCCACCCTTGCTGACGGGACGGCTGATCTACCCGAACCGGACGACCTGGACTCCGCTCCCGAGATCCGGATCGACGGGCTCGATTTCGCCTACCCCGACGGCGCGAATGTGTTGGAGGGCGTCTCGTTGACGCTCGCCGCGGGTACGACTACGGCACTCGTAGGTGCTTCGGGGGCGGGAAAATCGACGCTCGCCGCCGTCATCGCCGGGCTGCAACGGCCCTCCGGTGGCCGGATCCGCATCGGCGATGTGGATACCGCCGAGGTCGCCGACGTGTGGACCGCGCGCAACGTCACCCTCATCAGTCAGGAAGTGCACTTGTTTGCAGGCACCCTGCGCGAGGATCTGCACATGGCAGCCCCAGATGCCGGGGACGACGTACTCAAGGCCGCGCTGGCGGAAACGGGGCTCGTAGAGGGCGGGCTGCAATGGGGCCGGTGGCTTCCCCTCGGTCTGGACACCCGCGTCGGCGCCGGGGCAGACGAGCTGGGCCCGGAGGTCGTCCAGCAGATCTCGCTGGCGCGCATCATCCTGCAGGATCCACCGGCGCTCATCATGGACGAGGCGACTGCAGAAGCAGGCAGCGATCACGCTCGCGCGCTCGAGCAGGCGGCTATCCGGGCGGCCTCGGGACGCACGTCGCTCGTCGTGGCGCACCGCCTCGATCAGGCCATCGCCGCGGACCGAGTCGTGCTCATGGCAGAAGGGGCGATCTTAGAGGACGGCACCCACGACGAACTCGTCGCCAAGGGCGGCCGCTACGCGCAGCTCTACGCCCGTTGGGCGGCGAACTGA
- a CDS encoding SRPBCC family protein has protein sequence MKTISHSARVGASAETVWGVITDIDNCAEIFTEVVATETLSEGPYDVGFQWSETRMVFGKPLTSTMEVIECELEGRTRIRFDTEGITNYITISLGPIDEDTTSVTYEHYSEVGDVSGVKRLALQAARMLSGTLMSKAMNKMVATDLDEIATESRRRSAAAAS, from the coding sequence ATGAAAACGATCTCGCACTCTGCCCGCGTAGGCGCTTCGGCCGAAACCGTATGGGGCGTCATCACAGATATCGATAACTGCGCGGAGATCTTCACCGAGGTCGTGGCCACTGAGACCCTCTCGGAGGGCCCTTACGACGTGGGTTTCCAATGGTCGGAAACGCGCATGGTGTTCGGCAAGCCGCTCACGTCGACGATGGAGGTCATCGAGTGCGAGCTTGAAGGCCGCACACGTATTCGCTTCGACACCGAGGGAATCACCAACTACATCACGATCTCGCTCGGCCCGATCGATGAGGACACCACGTCGGTGACCTACGAGCATTACTCCGAGGTCGGCGACGTTTCCGGGGTCAAAAGGCTTGCCCTCCAGGCAGCTCGCATGCTCAGCGGCACCCTCATGTCCAAGGCGATGAACAAGATGGTGGCCACAGATCTCGACGAAATCGCCACCGAAAGCCGCCGCCGCAGCGCCGCGGCGGCCTCTTAA
- the polA gene encoding DNA polymerase I yields the protein MGRVSDESNGAQTVDDGENTLLLVDGHSLAFRAFYAIPTANFSTSSGQHTNAVYGFFTQVMKIVQEENPTHFAVAFDVSRKSLRRTAEFPEYKAQRAATPPEWAGQVELIQKVLSACGIVMASREGYEADDLIATLAEEAKGKGFHTYICTGDRDALQLVTDEVTVLYPKQGTGTPIRYTPDEVEAKYGVRPETYPDLAAIRGDNSDNLPGVYKVGEKTAADWLQKYGSLDEIIAHADEFGGKRGEYLREAIPQVQMNRKLTELERDVELDVGVDDLRRHEVDAVAVTKELDALQFGKDFRDRLFAAFGTVGDTADQLDEAGQVELDLTMIPTGGMSEWLTSVAGAERVGVHFVGNASPAEPDLTSIAIAAPDGTAGYLDLASAAPEDEEAIGAWLADAESAKLFHDSKAARHQAASRDWDIEGVAFDASLAAYLVRPGQRTYALADLMLRHLQRELHPGGEPESQLSLLDDSDSDRELGQYNAESAFALIELTDRLEVELETVHGVKLFNDMELPLARVLFESERAGIDVDRKALETLQEEFVDRASAAQNMAWESIGDSSVNLGSPKQLQKVLFEDLGLPKTKRTKTGYTTDAKALEELQATTPHPFLGSLLEYRDATKMKQTVEGLIKSIADDGRIHTTFRQTIAATGRLSSIEPNLQNIPVRNETGRKIRSAFRVGSGYECLLTADYSQIEMRVMAHLSADEGLIEAFRSGEDLHSFVGSRAFGVELDEVTPELRRRTKAMSYGLAYGLSAYGLAAQLGISQGEAKEQMEAYFARFGGVRDFLGEVVEEARKVGYTETMFGRRRYLPELNANNRMQRENAERAALNAPIQGTAADIIKEAMLRVDRRLREEKLESRMLLQVHDELVVEIVAGELDTVRDIVVTEMDEAIELSVPLEVSVGVGDNWDAAAH from the coding sequence GTGGGACGCGTGAGTGACGAGAGCAATGGCGCGCAGACGGTAGACGACGGCGAGAACACGCTTCTCCTGGTGGACGGGCATTCGCTGGCCTTTCGGGCGTTTTACGCGATTCCGACGGCGAATTTCTCCACCTCGTCCGGGCAGCACACCAACGCCGTGTACGGCTTCTTCACGCAGGTGATGAAGATCGTGCAGGAGGAGAATCCCACGCATTTCGCGGTGGCGTTCGACGTGTCGCGTAAGTCGCTACGGCGCACCGCCGAGTTCCCCGAGTACAAGGCGCAGCGAGCGGCGACCCCGCCCGAATGGGCGGGGCAGGTGGAGCTCATCCAGAAAGTTCTTTCCGCGTGCGGGATCGTTATGGCAAGCCGCGAGGGCTACGAGGCCGACGACCTCATCGCCACGCTGGCCGAGGAGGCGAAGGGCAAGGGCTTCCACACCTACATCTGCACCGGCGACCGCGACGCCCTCCAGCTCGTCACCGACGAGGTAACCGTTCTATATCCGAAGCAGGGAACCGGCACGCCGATCCGCTATACCCCGGACGAGGTCGAAGCTAAGTACGGCGTCCGCCCGGAGACCTACCCGGATCTCGCGGCGATCCGCGGCGATAATTCCGACAACCTGCCTGGGGTCTACAAGGTCGGGGAGAAGACCGCAGCGGACTGGCTGCAGAAGTACGGCAGCCTCGACGAGATCATCGCCCACGCCGACGAATTCGGGGGCAAGCGCGGAGAATACCTGCGTGAAGCGATCCCGCAAGTACAGATGAACCGCAAGCTCACCGAACTCGAACGCGACGTGGAGCTCGACGTCGGTGTTGATGACCTGCGCCGACACGAGGTCGACGCGGTGGCTGTGACGAAAGAACTCGACGCCCTGCAGTTCGGCAAGGACTTCCGCGACCGCCTCTTCGCCGCGTTCGGGACCGTCGGCGACACCGCAGACCAACTCGACGAAGCCGGGCAGGTCGAGCTGGACCTGACGATGATCCCTACCGGCGGGATGTCCGAATGGTTGACGTCGGTCGCCGGTGCCGAGCGGGTCGGCGTGCATTTCGTCGGCAATGCCTCGCCCGCCGAGCCGGACCTGACCTCCATCGCCATCGCAGCCCCGGACGGCACCGCCGGGTACCTCGATCTCGCCTCTGCCGCGCCTGAGGACGAGGAGGCGATCGGCGCCTGGCTTGCCGACGCGGAGTCGGCCAAGCTCTTCCACGATTCGAAGGCCGCGAGACACCAGGCCGCCTCCCGGGACTGGGACATCGAGGGTGTCGCGTTCGACGCCTCGCTGGCCGCGTACCTCGTCCGCCCGGGCCAGCGCACCTATGCGTTGGCCGATCTGATGCTGCGCCACCTCCAGCGCGAACTACACCCGGGCGGAGAGCCAGAATCGCAGCTGTCCCTGCTCGACGACTCCGATTCCGACCGCGAGTTGGGCCAATACAACGCGGAGAGCGCGTTCGCGCTGATAGAACTTACAGACCGCCTCGAGGTCGAGCTGGAGACCGTGCATGGCGTGAAGCTGTTCAACGACATGGAACTTCCTCTCGCGCGGGTCCTGTTCGAATCCGAGCGCGCGGGCATCGACGTCGACCGCAAGGCGCTCGAAACGCTCCAGGAGGAGTTCGTCGACCGGGCGAGCGCCGCGCAGAACATGGCGTGGGAGTCGATCGGCGATTCCTCCGTAAACCTCGGCTCGCCGAAACAGCTGCAAAAGGTGTTGTTCGAGGACCTCGGCCTGCCCAAGACCAAGCGCACGAAGACCGGCTACACCACGGACGCCAAGGCCCTCGAGGAGCTCCAGGCGACAACACCACACCCGTTCCTCGGTTCGCTGCTCGAATACCGCGACGCGACGAAAATGAAGCAGACCGTCGAAGGGCTGATCAAGTCCATCGCCGACGACGGTCGTATCCACACGACCTTTCGTCAAACGATCGCCGCGACCGGACGTCTGTCCTCCATCGAACCGAACCTCCAGAACATTCCCGTGCGCAACGAGACCGGTCGCAAGATCCGATCCGCGTTCCGCGTGGGCTCCGGCTACGAATGCCTGTTGACGGCGGACTACAGCCAGATCGAAATGCGTGTGATGGCCCACCTGTCGGCGGACGAGGGGCTCATCGAGGCATTTCGCTCCGGCGAGGACCTCCACTCTTTCGTCGGCTCGCGTGCCTTCGGGGTCGAGCTCGACGAGGTCACCCCCGAGCTGCGCCGCCGCACGAAGGCAATGTCCTACGGCCTTGCCTATGGGCTGTCGGCCTACGGCCTAGCCGCGCAACTGGGTATCTCGCAGGGCGAGGCCAAGGAGCAGATGGAGGCGTACTTTGCCCGCTTCGGTGGGGTCCGCGACTTCCTCGGCGAGGTTGTCGAGGAGGCCCGCAAGGTGGGTTACACAGAGACGATGTTCGGCCGCCGCCGCTACCTTCCCGAGCTCAACGCCAACAACCGGATGCAGCGCGAGAACGCCGAGAGGGCAGCGCTCAACGCTCCGATCCAGGGCACCGCCGCGGATATCATCAAGGAGGCAATGCTCCGCGTGGACCGGCGCCTGCGCGAGGAGAAGTTGGAAAGTCGCATGCTTCTGCAGGTGCACGACGAGCTCGTCGTCGAAATCGTCGCAGGGGAGCTCGACACCGTCCGCGACATCGTCGTCACGGAGATGGATGAGGCCATCGAGCTTTCGGTGCCGCTCGAGGTCTCCGTGGGCGTCGGAGACAATTGGGACGCGGCGGCGCACTAG
- a CDS encoding alpha/beta hydrolase fold domain-containing protein has protein sequence MSVAMALTNTLLAHSNKYAPGDDSHVKSDAPVPLSLRRRCTVETDSVAGIDVYTLTPKRGGADIEILYFHGGAYNAGMITPHWWVIRSLIAATGATVHVPSYLLAPEHTADEAYPSLDAVTDDVLLAAGSRRVVFAGDSAGGGIALAEAQRCRDRAGRNADHLVLFSPWVDVTMENPAAREVQKRDVSLNCDLLAAAGLWWAGDRDPSDPLISPANADLADLPPMTVVQGGRDVLAPDVIDLVGKVRDAGGSVHLEEAAEGFHVYVAGWWTPEARRALRLAAQGIRGDGK, from the coding sequence ATGTCCGTGGCGATGGCGCTGACCAACACCCTCCTGGCCCATTCGAACAAGTACGCCCCTGGCGACGACTCGCACGTCAAGAGTGATGCGCCAGTGCCGCTGTCCCTGCGGCGCCGGTGCACGGTGGAGACCGACTCGGTAGCGGGGATCGACGTGTATACGCTCACCCCGAAACGCGGCGGCGCGGATATCGAAATCCTCTACTTCCATGGAGGCGCATACAACGCGGGGATGATTACTCCGCACTGGTGGGTCATCAGATCTCTCATCGCCGCGACGGGCGCTACCGTCCACGTGCCGAGCTACCTGCTCGCACCCGAGCACACCGCGGACGAGGCGTACCCGTCCCTCGACGCCGTCACCGACGATGTTCTCCTCGCGGCCGGATCGCGGCGAGTCGTCTTCGCCGGCGATTCGGCGGGTGGCGGCATCGCGCTGGCCGAGGCGCAGCGCTGCCGCGACCGGGCCGGCAGGAACGCCGATCACCTAGTGCTGTTCTCCCCGTGGGTCGACGTGACGATGGAAAACCCCGCCGCGCGCGAGGTACAGAAACGTGACGTCTCGCTCAACTGCGACCTCCTCGCCGCCGCCGGCCTCTGGTGGGCGGGGGACCGGGACCCGTCGGACCCGCTCATCAGCCCTGCCAACGCCGACCTCGCCGATCTTCCCCCGATGACCGTGGTGCAGGGCGGTAGGGATGTACTTGCGCCCGACGTCATAGATCTGGTGGGAAAGGTGCGTGACGCCGGAGGCAGCGTACACCTGGAGGAGGCGGCCGAGGGGTTCCACGTCTACGTCGCAGGATGGTGGACTCCCGAGGCGCGCAGGGCGCTGCGGCTCGCTGCACAGGGAATTCGTGGAGACGGCAAATAG